GTTCGAAGTATATAAGTTGTTTCGCCAATTTCATTCTGAATGCCAAGAGGTCCATAATTTGTCGTTGTGGTACTTCAGCCCGTTTGCAgtgaattttatattcaatCCAGGACTGCACGAtagaaaaatcgataaaatggGAGACCATTCTCAAAGTCCATTTTTTCGATCGAATGAAAATACGATAGTAGCTGATCATTTGGTTCATTAGATCCACTCCGCCCATATTCATGTTGTACTTTTGAACGATCTCCGGACGATCAATACTTATCTTTTGATTGGAATTCTTATCGAATCGATAAGCTTTGTCAGGTGTTCCAACCCCAACGTAATTCGACGCCAAAGCCACACATTTGTTATCGTACCATTTTACACAAACGACAGATCGATCCGAGCAGACGACCTCTTCAGAGCATCCTCGTCCTATCTTCTTCATTTCAGAATCCGTAGAAAATGGCGGCTTCGAAAAACGGTCTAATCGAATTGTACCGGTagcgtaaatttttttttgagccAGGATTTGGAAAAGTGGGAAGGtggaaaaataattgtcaaaGAACAGTTTGTGGCCAACTCCTTCAATTCTGTTCGCCAAATGCAGCACCATGGTAGCACCTGACCCAAATGTTGATAGCATTTTCTGATCAAATTCCGTGGTTGAGCCTTGGTAACAAATAAAGTCGTAGGCCAGGCCACTTTTACCacacaaaaccaaatttttgatgCCCCATCGGATCTTTggtttatt
Above is a window of Bradysia coprophila strain Holo2 unplaced genomic scaffold, BU_Bcop_v1 contig_476, whole genome shotgun sequence DNA encoding:
- the LOC119082621 gene encoding piggyBac transposable element-derived protein 3-like; protein product: MVTYTNLYAEQQDAKKWRPTDKAEMKIFIGLQIMMGNLKLPRIELYYSKELDLKMFTDSIPIYRFYLLRTNFHLIDVTTIPNNSSDKFIRVRPLMDSVRRRCLQLPLEEYLSIDEQMIPMRGRATKGVKQFVKNKPKIRWGIKNLVLCGKSGLAYDFICYQGSTTEFDQKMLSTFGSGATMVLHLANRIEGVGHKLFFDNYFSTFPLFQILAQKKIYATGTIRLDRFSKPPFSTDSEMKKIGRGCSEEVVCSDRSVVCVKWYDNKCVALASNYVGVGTPDKAYRFDKNSNQKISIDRPEIVQKYNMNMGGVDLMNQMISYYRIFIRSKKWTLRMVSHFIDFSIVQSWIEYKIHCKRAEVPQRQIMDLLAFRMKLAKQLIYFEQTGKRNARITLEDVRTKHQRNDKSRECRTDKDIRYDGSYHLPKYSENRLRCKLESCNSKSQIYCTKCNVHLCVNKSNDCFYEYHRKP